A region of Vigna radiata var. radiata cultivar VC1973A chromosome 6, Vradiata_ver6, whole genome shotgun sequence DNA encodes the following proteins:
- the LOC106764891 gene encoding L-type lectin-domain containing receptor kinase IX.1: protein MSLLKMVTTFVLLLLLHPPFLKTVESLNFNITNFNDPESEKNMAYIGDGKASNGSVELNIVDYLFRVGRALYAKPLRLWDQSSNVLTDFTTHFTFSIDRAKNGTYADGFAFYMAPHGYPIPPNSGGGTFALFNTTSNTFIRHNHVLAVEFDTFNGTIDPPMQHVGIDDNSLSSVTSAKFDIDKNLGKKCNVLITYTASNKTLFVAWSFNGTATSHSNSSLSYTVDLMEILPEWVDVGFSASTGEFTEHNVIYTWDFSSTLNSDASDNSSGGDGNGKRKVWVIAVASSSAVLVAVVVSVAVWAIMKKKIRDKVDKSNDGEGGANLVKFDLDRATIPRRFDYRELLAATNGFADDRKLGRGASGQVYKGILSDLGRVVAVKRIFAKFANSERVFINEVRVISRLIHRNLVQFVGWCHEQGEFLLLFEYMPNGSLDTHLFGDKKPLTWDVRYKVALGVAAAVRYLHEDAEQCVLHRDIKSANVLLDTDFSTKLGDFGMAKFVDPRLRTQMTGVVGTFGYLAPEYLNGRKASKESDIYSFGVVALEIACGRRTYHDGEFHVPLMNWVWQQYVKGNVMDVVDERLNKEFNVDEMRSLIIVGLWCTNPNDKERPKAAQVIKVLELEAPLPELPLDMHDRLPPSLVTYSEQPNFQSVQTLPFTDSFISVGR, encoded by the exons atGAGTTTGCTAAAGATGGTGACAACTTTTGTTCTTCTGCTGCTTCTTCATCCTCCCTTTCTTAAAACTGTAGAATCActaaatttcaacataacaaacttCAACGACCCTGAGAGTGAAAAAAACATGGCATACATAGGTGATGGCAAAGCCAGCAACGGCAGCGTAGAACTCAACATTGTGGATTATCTTTTCCGCGTTGGAAGAGCCTTGTACGCAAAACCTCTGCGCCTGTGGGACCAATCATCGAATGTTCTCACAGACTTCACCACACACTTCACTTTCTCCATTGACAGAGCCAAAAACGGCACCTATGCTGACGGTTTCGCCTTCTACATGGCCCCTCATGGCTACCCGATTCCTCCCAACTCAGGTGGTGGCACTTTTGCCCTTTTCAACACCACTTCCAACACCTTTATTCGCCACAACCACGTCCTCGCGGTTGAGTTTGACACGTTCAATGGCACCATTGACCCTCCCATGCAGCATGTTGGCATAGACGATAACTCTCTCAGTTCCGTGACTTCTGCCAAATTTGACATTGACAAAAACCTGGGAAAGAAATGTAACGTTTTGATAACCTACACAGCTTCCAACAAGACCCTCTTTGTGGCTTGGTCCTTCAACGGAACAGCAACGTCACACTCCAATTCTTCACTTTCTTACACGGTTGACCTCATGGAAATTCTACCAGAGTGGGTAGATGTGGGGTTCTCCGCTTCAACAGGCGAATTCACTGAACACAATGTTATTTACACCTGGGACTTTAGTTCAACGTTGAATTCCGATGCTTCGGATAATTCCTCCGGTGGGGACGGGAACGGAAAACGAAAAGTTTGGGTGATTGCTGTGGCGAGTTCTTCGGCGGTCTTGGTGGCCGTGGTTGTGAGTGTTGCAGTGTGGGcaataatgaagaagaaaataagggaTAAGGTTGATAAGAGTAATGATGGTGAAGGTGGAGCCAACTTGGTTAAGTTTGATTTGGATAGAGCAACTATACCAAGAAGATTTGATTACAGAGAACTACTTGCAGCCACCAACGGATTCGCAGATGATAGAAAGCTTGGGCGAGGAGCTTCGGGACAGGTTTACAAAGGGATTCTGAGTGATTTGGGGAGGGTTGTTGCGGTGAAAAGGATTTTCGCTAAGTTTGCAAATTCAGAGAGAGTTTTCATCAATGAGGTTAGGGTTATAAGCCGTCTTATACACAGAAACTTGGTGCAGTTCGTAGGGTGGTGCCACGAGCAAGGTGAGTTTCTGTTGCTTTTTGAGTACATGCCTAATGGAAGTCTCGACACTCATCTCTTTGGGGACAAAAAACCTTTGACCTGGGATGTTAG GTACAAGGTAGCATTAGGGGTGGCTGCAGCAGTTCGTTATCTTCATGAAGATGCGGAGCAGTGTGTTCTTCACAGGGATATCAAGTCAGCAAATGTGTTGTTGGACACAGATTTTAGCACCAAGCTTGGAGATTTTGGAATGGCAAAGTTTGTGGATCCGAGGTTGAGGACTCAAATGACAGGGGTGGTGGGGACTTTCGGGTACCTTGCCCCAGAATACCTGAACGGACGTAAGGCTAGCAAGGAATCAGACATTTATAGTTTTGGGGTTGTGGCTCTTGAGATCGCATGTGGAAGGAGAACTTACCATGATGGAGAATTTCATGTGCCTCTGATGAACTGGGTGTGGCAACAGTATGTGAAAGGGAAtgtgatggatgttgttgatgAGAGATTGAACAAAGAGTTTAATGTAGATGAAATGAGAAGCTTGATCATTGTGGGGTTGTGGTGTACTAACCCTAACGACAAGGAAAGGCCAAAGGCTGCACAAGTGATCAAAGTTCTTGAACTAGAAGCGCCATTGCCGGAGCTTCCACTTGATATGCATGACCGTCTTCCTCCTTCTCTAGTTACATATTCAGAACAACCTAATTTTCAGTCCGTTCAGACACTACCTTTCACCGACAGCTTTATAAGTGTTGGACGTTAA